One Peptostreptococcus equinus genomic window carries:
- a CDS encoding GntR family transcriptional regulator: MDAIKLNSKKPIYIQIAEYFQLQVFIGNLTPGEIIPSRREIATSFRVNLNTVQKSYSYMEEIGLILTKKNKFSIITEDEQKIDKLKAYFLEEPIRNFIDQMKLMNIDKNRILALIDIYYDKDEKEYGGSDDRN; encoded by the coding sequence TTGGATGCAATTAAATTAAATAGCAAAAAACCTATTTATATTCAAATAGCAGAATATTTTCAACTGCAAGTTTTCATAGGTAATTTAACTCCAGGAGAAATTATACCTTCTAGAAGAGAGATTGCTACTAGCTTTAGAGTAAATTTAAATACGGTACAAAAATCGTATTCTTATATGGAGGAAATAGGATTAATATTGACTAAAAAAAATAAGTTCAGCATTATTACAGAAGATGAACAAAAAATTGATAAATTAAAGGCTTATTTTTTGGAGGAACCTATTAGAAATTTTATAGATCAAATGAAATTAATGAATATAGACAAGAATAGAATACTTGCTTTGATTGATATATATTACGATAAAGATGAAAAAGAGTACGGAGGGTCAGATGATAGAAATTAA
- a CDS encoding tetratricopeptide repeat protein translates to MSQNPKVDYLKGNFYEKIGKSELAVEKFIEAANAGYDRAQLILGQLYDSVNEIEQAEHWYKLAFGNGVDYAAFNLGNMYYNNELYDTALYWYEKAAEKGILEAKNNLGVIYYILEDYENSNKILENVANEGFAKAYFNLGLLNHELDNNIVSEAMYERGVALNDDDSTYNMAVIEMERENYPKAIELYKKLVKKKHINACINLGVLSELGDNITDAEKAYQVAAEEGNVDAQYRLAYILDGRNKDSDAIHYYELAISQNHTMAKYRLANLYNRNNDTDNARIYYKMASEDGISEAKNNLAGILFEDKNFKEAGKYYKEAIKEGCYNSSENMGDLCRVLKDYDMAISYYKLLPTYPSCQIKLANMYEKKNDIDNMLDWYKKAADSGDIESCFKLATIYEKINEKRNAIRYYKIASEHGHELAKLYLGRFFFMEANYEEAKIYLESPASQNNIYSLNALGIIYDNFFKDTKKAIEYYDKASSLGCTEAMYNLSQLYYRSFEYEKAEEYLKLGASKGNKRCEYFLAAFYYKKSMRMFKSLAKLSYENSSDLMKDNKYMDFIYDNLIVADFDISPFKFEIMKEDVEPLYILNIKEDITPLLNQKETRMAVDQGKVENFDI, encoded by the coding sequence ATGTCGCAAAATCCAAAAGTTGATTACCTAAAAGGAAATTTTTATGAAAAAATAGGTAAGTCTGAACTTGCAGTTGAAAAGTTTATAGAAGCAGCAAATGCTGGATACGACAGAGCTCAGTTGATATTAGGTCAATTATATGACAGCGTCAATGAGATTGAACAGGCTGAGCATTGGTATAAATTAGCCTTTGGTAATGGAGTAGATTATGCAGCTTTTAACCTAGGTAATATGTATTATAATAACGAACTTTATGATACAGCTTTGTATTGGTATGAAAAGGCTGCAGAAAAAGGTATCTTAGAAGCAAAAAACAATTTAGGGGTAATTTACTATATATTAGAAGATTATGAAAATTCAAATAAAATTTTAGAAAATGTTGCTAATGAAGGTTTTGCTAAGGCATATTTTAACTTAGGTCTATTAAATCACGAATTAGATAACAATATAGTATCCGAAGCTATGTATGAAAGAGGAGTAGCTTTAAATGATGATGACTCTACATATAATATGGCTGTAATTGAGATGGAGAGAGAAAATTATCCAAAAGCAATAGAATTATATAAAAAACTAGTAAAAAAGAAACACATCAATGCATGCATAAATTTAGGGGTACTGAGTGAATTAGGAGATAATATCACTGATGCAGAAAAAGCATACCAAGTAGCAGCTGAAGAAGGAAATGTAGATGCACAGTATAGGTTAGCTTATATATTGGATGGAAGAAACAAAGATTCTGATGCCATTCATTATTATGAGTTAGCTATAAGTCAAAATCATACAATGGCTAAATACAGATTAGCAAATCTTTACAATAGAAATAATGATACAGACAACGCTAGAATATATTATAAGATGGCATCTGAAGATGGTATAAGCGAAGCAAAAAATAATTTAGCAGGAATATTATTTGAAGATAAGAATTTTAAAGAAGCGGGTAAATATTATAAAGAAGCTATCAAAGAAGGATGTTATAATTCTTCAGAAAATATGGGCGATTTATGCAGAGTTTTAAAGGATTATGATATGGCTATTAGTTATTATAAGCTTTTACCTACATATCCATCTTGTCAGATCAAGCTAGCAAATATGTATGAAAAGAAAAATGACATAGATAACATGTTAGATTGGTATAAAAAAGCTGCAGATAGCGGCGATATTGAATCATGCTTTAAGCTGGCTACAATATACGAAAAAATAAATGAAAAAAGAAACGCAATAAGATATTATAAAATTGCTTCAGAACATGGTCATGAATTGGCTAAGTTGTATTTAGGAAGATTTTTCTTTATGGAAGCAAATTATGAAGAGGCAAAAATATATCTGGAAAGTCCAGCATCTCAAAATAACATATATTCACTAAATGCATTAGGAATTATATATGATAACTTTTTTAAAGATACAAAAAAGGCAATTGAATATTATGATAAAGCATCATCCCTAGGTTGTACAGAAGCTATGTATAATCTATCACAACTTTATTATAGGTCTTTCGAGTATGAAAAAGCAGAAGAATATTTGAAATTAGGTGCATCCAAAGGGAATAAGAGATGCGAATATTTCTTGGCAGCATTTTATTATAAAAAATCAATGAGAATGTTTAAATCACTAGCAAAACTAAGCTATGAAAACTCTTCTGATTTAATGAAAGATAATAAATATATGGATTTTATATATGATAATTTAATAGTTGCAGACTTTGATATTAGTCCATTTAAATTTGAAATAATGAAAGAAGATGTAGAACCACTTTATATTTTAAATATAAAAGAAGATATTACACCACTACTAAATCAAAAAGAAACTAGAATGGCTGTTGATCAAGGTAAGGTAGAAAATTTTGATATATAG
- a CDS encoding NUDIX hydrolase: protein MKKILKENRINDVIQKFSSRFLNVYEVIYLDKFKNEKKWVLASRKKIDDYKKLINKEECRKVDAVVIVGENIDEQGIVLIKEFRAPINDYIYSLPAGLVDNDEDIYETAIREMKEETGLNVVQIDKEKSCQYSYASVGMSDESLSIVYATVDGKISDEYLEESEDIQAIYVDKEKAIELLRSDENIDVKAWLVLKEFVER, encoded by the coding sequence ATGAAAAAAATTCTTAAAGAAAATAGAATAAATGATGTAATTCAAAAGTTTTCGTCACGTTTTTTAAATGTTTATGAAGTTATTTATCTAGATAAGTTTAAAAATGAAAAGAAATGGGTATTAGCTTCCCGTAAAAAAATAGATGATTATAAGAAACTTATAAACAAAGAAGAGTGTAGAAAAGTTGACGCTGTTGTTATAGTGGGTGAAAATATTGATGAGCAAGGTATAGTATTAATAAAAGAGTTTAGAGCACCTATTAATGATTATATATATTCATTACCCGCTGGTTTAGTAGATAATGATGAAGATATATATGAAACAGCAATAAGAGAAATGAAAGAAGAAACAGGTCTTAATGTTGTTCAAATTGATAAAGAAAAATCTTGCCAATATTCTTATGCATCTGTGGGCATGTCAGATGAGTCTTTATCAATAGTATATGCAACAGTGGATGGTAAGATATCAGATGAATACCTTGAGGAGAGCGAAGATATACAGGCTATATATGTTGATAAAGAAAAAGCTATTGAATTATTAAGGTCTGATGAAAATATTGACGTTAAGGCATGGCTAGTATTAAAGGAATTTGTTGAAAGATAA
- a CDS encoding chromate transporter: protein MNSLLVFVTFVKIGAFSFGGGYAVLPLIQKYIVEVNGWMSIDQMTDLISLSQLTPGPIAINAATFVGTKLGGLPGAIIATFGEVLPSCILMLLLGNLLFRGKKIKFMDYILSGLKPAVAGLILVAAISMFTSSILNVELKNITIIISTKEIFSSINYLGLIGFFFAIIMQKYRKNSVIKTLLLSAFLGLILYFMI from the coding sequence ATGAATAGTCTATTAGTTTTCGTTACTTTTGTCAAAATAGGTGCTTTTTCATTTGGAGGTGGATATGCTGTACTTCCTCTTATACAAAAGTATATAGTAGAAGTAAATGGTTGGATGAGCATTGATCAAATGACTGATTTAATTTCCTTATCTCAACTAACACCTGGACCAATAGCTATAAATGCCGCAACTTTTGTTGGTACAAAATTAGGTGGTCTACCAGGGGCTATTATAGCTACTTTTGGTGAAGTATTACCTTCATGTATATTGATGCTCTTGTTAGGAAATCTCTTATTTAGAGGTAAAAAAATTAAATTTATGGATTATATACTTAGTGGACTAAAACCAGCTGTAGCAGGTTTAATATTAGTAGCTGCTATATCTATGTTTACATCATCTATTTTGAATGTAGAACTTAAAAATATTACAATTATAATATCTACAAAAGAAATATTCTCTTCTATAAATTATTTAGGATTAATCGGATTCTTTTTTGCAATAATTATGCAAAAGTATAGAAAAAACTCTGTTATAAAGACACTATTACTGTCAGCTTTTTTAGGTTTAATTTTATATTTTATGATATGA
- a CDS encoding chromate transporter, which yields MDNKINLINLFKILFKINAVTFGGGYTILPIIKDEFSNKLNLIDEDEMLDIIAISQSGPGPMAINTSLLLGFKLRGIKGAITCLIASVLPCLITISLVFYIYKYLINNSLAKAVLDTMSGSVTAILFITVYSMAKKALSKNKGYGIIVFIISLLLSLFIKVNTIYIILSSAISGLLYFSIIDLGCDKYE from the coding sequence TTGGATAATAAAATAAATTTAATCAATTTGTTTAAGATTTTATTTAAAATAAATGCTGTTACTTTTGGCGGTGGTTATACAATACTACCTATAATAAAAGATGAATTCAGCAATAAATTAAATTTGATTGATGAAGACGAGATGTTAGATATAATTGCAATTTCTCAATCTGGACCTGGGCCCATGGCCATTAATACTTCCTTACTTTTAGGTTTTAAATTAAGGGGAATTAAAGGTGCTATTACTTGTTTGATTGCATCTGTACTTCCTTGTTTAATTACTATTAGCTTAGTTTTTTATATATATAAATACCTTATAAACAATTCACTTGCAAAGGCTGTACTAGATACAATGAGTGGCTCTGTAACTGCTATATTATTTATTACAGTATATAGCATGGCAAAAAAAGCACTTTCAAAAAATAAAGGCTACGGTATTATTGTTTTTATAATTTCACTTTTACTTAGTCTCTTTATAAAAGTAAATACAATATATATTATTCTATCAAGTGCAATATCTGGACTCTTATATTTTTCAATCATAGATTTAGGATGTGATAAATATGAATAG
- a CDS encoding Na/Pi cotransporter family protein, producing the protein MEIAIYLIGGLGMFLYGMNVMGDGLQKAAGDKLKKIIELLTTNRIMGVFVGTLVTAIIQSSSATTVMTIGFVNAGIMNLSQAVGIIMGANIGTTVTAQLVSFSIEKYAPITIGVGMVFWLFSKNRTVKNTSEILIGFGILFVGMNFMKAAAAPVSEMQSVHDAMLFLSKNPVLGILAGFLITGTIQSSSASIGILIVLASQGLLPITAALPILYGDNIGTCVTSLISTIGANRNSRRAAIMHLCFNIIGTILFITILSKPIIMIVQNLDPTNVPRQIANAHTLFNVVNVCILLPFSGYLVKLAYKLVPVVADEDDTSSTTKFLDERMLETPSIALSNTVDEIIRMASRSTRSLNYAYESLKNDGEINRKKAFDYEKIINKLQFDITNFLIKLTTRNLSENERIKSDVLFHIVNDIERVGDHAENIAEISDFVSEKNIKFSEEAIRELDNLFDIASKNFYDSITAIKLNDLDLANKVAIREKELNGLEKEFRKSHMDRLHDGKCSVEAGIYFLDIISNLERVSDHSKNIVDEVNRLKGNY; encoded by the coding sequence ATGGAAATCGCAATCTATCTAATCGGAGGATTAGGTATGTTCCTTTATGGAATGAATGTAATGGGTGACGGATTACAAAAGGCTGCAGGTGATAAGCTAAAAAAGATAATCGAGCTTCTTACAACAAATAGAATTATGGGCGTATTTGTCGGTACATTAGTAACTGCAATAATACAAAGTTCAAGTGCTACTACTGTAATGACTATAGGTTTTGTTAACGCTGGAATTATGAATTTAAGTCAGGCTGTTGGTATAATAATGGGTGCTAATATTGGTACTACAGTAACCGCGCAGCTAGTTTCATTTAGTATAGAAAAGTATGCTCCTATTACAATAGGAGTAGGTATGGTATTTTGGCTATTCTCAAAAAATAGAACAGTAAAAAATACTAGTGAGATACTAATTGGTTTTGGTATATTGTTTGTGGGTATGAACTTTATGAAGGCTGCTGCAGCACCAGTTTCTGAGATGCAGTCAGTTCATGATGCAATGTTGTTTTTAAGTAAGAATCCAGTTTTAGGTATTTTAGCAGGGTTTTTAATTACTGGTACAATTCAAAGTTCATCGGCATCTATAGGTATATTAATAGTTCTTGCTTCACAAGGTCTATTACCTATTACTGCTGCATTGCCAATATTATATGGTGATAATATAGGAACTTGTGTTACTTCACTAATATCTACAATAGGTGCTAATAGAAATTCTAGAAGAGCTGCAATTATGCATTTGTGTTTTAATATAATTGGTACAATATTATTTATTACAATATTGAGCAAACCGATTATAATGATTGTTCAAAATCTTGACCCAACAAATGTACCGAGACAGATTGCCAATGCTCATACATTATTTAATGTGGTTAATGTATGTATACTATTGCCTTTCAGTGGTTATTTAGTAAAATTAGCCTATAAACTAGTTCCAGTTGTAGCTGATGAAGATGATACATCTTCTACTACAAAGTTCTTGGATGAGAGAATGCTTGAAACTCCATCTATAGCACTTTCTAATACGGTCGATGAAATAATTAGAATGGCTAGTCGTTCTACTAGATCTCTGAATTATGCTTATGAGTCATTGAAGAATGATGGTGAAATTAATAGAAAAAAAGCATTTGACTACGAAAAGATAATTAATAAATTACAGTTTGATATTACTAATTTCTTGATTAAACTAACTACTAGGAATTTAAGTGAAAATGAGAGAATTAAATCAGATGTTCTATTCCATATAGTAAATGATATAGAAAGAGTAGGAGATCATGCAGAAAATATAGCTGAAATTTCAGATTTTGTAAGCGAAAAGAATATTAAATTCTCAGAAGAAGCCATAAGAGAATTGGATAATTTATTTGACATTGCCTCAAAAAATTTCTATGATTCAATCACAGCAATTAAATTGAATGACTTAGATCTTGCAAATAAGGTAGCAATAAGAGAAAAAGAACTTAATGGTTTGGAAAAAGAATTTAGAAAATCTCATATGGATAGATTACATGATGGTAAATGTTCTGTAGAGGCTGGAATATACTTCCTTGATATAATTTCAAATCTAGAAAGAGTTTCTGATCATTCAAAGAATATTGTTGATGAAGTTAATAGATTGAAGGGAAATTATTAA
- a CDS encoding DUF3810 family protein: MQKFKLRSFILILVSIFFISLSLKYDVAIELVYTNVVNKFFREKLSLLFGHTSIPIGDILMLLLIILTIVLLVRLVLSIFSPKKIFSNIAKTIFLIINISAIFLFLFVALYALNYHTRPMQSIIVDKYNRKYSTNVKIDVTKDKKMEIFYFLNDKIKENKKLISSESNKFVDKDINGFSKELNVGYNAISDIFPNLEGEYSSPKKSLYSSVFNNFGLDAIYHIYTNEVSINDNIPRIYKPYIMAKYMAYQRGVAREDEALFTAFLATSNSTNVEVQYSGYLSMLNLLVESTKIKDRVTYNEMLSKIDDNTKKDLNEIKRYKLQYGQGKFIKDQICVYYKRINGDLRSTDLSIQTIDILSIYYSLFSYK, from the coding sequence ATGCAAAAATTTAAGTTAAGATCTTTTATTTTGATTTTAGTATCTATATTTTTCATCAGTTTATCTTTGAAGTATGATGTAGCAATTGAACTAGTTTATACCAATGTAGTAAATAAATTTTTTAGAGAAAAATTAAGCCTACTATTTGGTCATACTTCTATACCAATAGGTGACATTCTAATGCTATTATTAATTATACTAACAATAGTATTGCTAGTAAGACTTGTACTTTCAATTTTTTCTCCTAAAAAAATATTTTCAAATATAGCAAAGACAATTTTTTTAATTATTAATATTAGTGCAATATTCTTGTTTTTATTTGTTGCCCTATATGCTCTAAATTATCATACTAGACCAATGCAGAGTATAATAGTTGATAAATATAATCGTAAATATTCAACTAACGTTAAAATTGATGTAACTAAAGACAAGAAGATGGAAATTTTTTATTTTTTAAATGATAAAATAAAAGAAAATAAAAAATTAATTTCTAGTGAATCAAATAAATTTGTAGATAAAGATATAAATGGATTTTCAAAAGAATTGAATGTAGGCTACAATGCAATATCTGATATATTTCCTAATTTAGAAGGGGAATATTCTAGTCCTAAAAAGTCACTTTACTCATCTGTTTTTAATAACTTTGGATTAGATGCGATATATCATATATATACTAATGAAGTATCGATAAATGATAATATTCCTAGAATTTATAAACCATATATTATGGCTAAGTATATGGCATATCAAAGAGGGGTTGCTAGAGAGGATGAAGCCTTGTTTACAGCTTTCTTGGCTACTTCAAACTCTACTAATGTAGAAGTTCAGTATTCAGGGTATTTGTCAATGCTAAATTTACTTGTTGAATCTACTAAGATAAAAGATAGAGTAACATATAATGAAATGTTATCAAAAATTGATGATAATACAAAAAAAGATCTCAATGAAATAAAGAGATATAAATTACAGTATGGACAAGGAAAATTTATAAAAGATCAAATATGTGTATATTATAAAAGAATAAATGGAGATTTAAGGTCAACAGACTTAAGTATTCAGACTATAGATATTTTATCTATATATTATTCATTGTTTTCATACAAGTAG
- a CDS encoding methyltransferase has protein sequence MKESFYEKKLNIETSRIETRQDNIKYYNRYEPTPYQALDLLLKKYEIKREDHFVDFGSGKGRFSFFINYYTGATCTGVELIEDFYKKSIDNLNKYRSKNYLKAQNLFFVNTYAEKYEVSKFENKFFFFNPFSKSIFIKVVNNIIKSYEEHPRPIDIVMYYPCQEYLDYLDIKTTFNHLIDIDVDCSKNIRDKISIYRMDDTIASLEDKFIIEFSCDKTCYYRIDRFKENKK, from the coding sequence ATGAAAGAATCGTTTTATGAAAAGAAACTTAATATTGAAACATCTAGAATAGAAACTAGACAAGATAATATAAAATATTATAATAGATATGAACCTACGCCATATCAAGCGTTGGATTTACTATTGAAAAAATATGAAATTAAAAGAGAAGACCACTTTGTAGATTTCGGTTCCGGAAAAGGTAGATTTTCTTTTTTTATTAATTATTATACAGGTGCTACTTGCACAGGGGTAGAATTAATAGAGGATTTTTATAAAAAATCTATTGATAATTTAAACAAATATAGGTCAAAAAATTATTTAAAGGCTCAAAATTTATTTTTTGTTAACACCTATGCAGAAAAGTATGAGGTTTCTAAGTTTGAAAATAAATTTTTCTTTTTTAATCCTTTTTCTAAATCTATATTTATTAAAGTTGTAAATAATATAATTAAATCATATGAAGAACATCCTAGACCCATTGATATTGTGATGTATTATCCGTGTCAAGAGTATCTAGATTATTTGGATATAAAGACTACTTTTAATCATTTAATAGATATTGATGTTGATTGTAGTAAAAATATAAGAGATAAGATTTCAATATATAGAATGGATGATACTATAGCAAGTTTGGAAGATAAGTTCATTATAGAATTTAGCTGTGATAAAACTTGTTATTATAGAATTGATAGGTTTAAAGAGAATAAAAAATAG
- a CDS encoding GIY-YIG nuclease family protein, with translation MYTYIIRCKDMSLYCGYTSDIDRRFKEHASKIGAKYTRAKGVLRLEMYIKTDTKSSAMKLEYYIKKLSKNQKEKLIYGDDSLLINSCVDILDIIRL, from the coding sequence ATGTATACTTATATAATTAGATGCAAGGATATGTCTCTTTATTGTGGTTATACAAGCGATATAGATAGAAGATTCAAAGAACATGCTAGTAAAATAGGAGCAAAGTATACAAGAGCAAAAGGTGTTTTGAGATTGGAAATGTATATTAAAACTGACACAAAAAGCTCTGCTATGAAATTAGAATATTACATAAAAAAATTATCAAAAAATCAAAAAGAAAAATTGATTTATGGAGATGATAGTTTATTAATCAACTCATGTGTAGACATTTTAGATATAATCAGATTGTAA
- a CDS encoding Mrp/NBP35 family ATP-binding protein, producing the protein MGNCESCPSKNSCSSNADTCGVKNNPNNNIKKIIGVMSGKGGVGKSTVTTLLAKRLTKKGYNVGILDADVTGPSIPRLMRLDGIQAYHDGNCILPVITEDGIKVISLNLLLDSETAPVIWRGPMVGGVVQQLYSDVLWGELDYLLIDMPPGTGDVALTVMQSIPITGIVMVSIPQNLVSMIVSKAVNMAEQLNVPVIGIVENMSYIECPSCSEKIRMFSDKSLGDFLAKHKLNLLGELPMSKEVISISEDGLTELSEDLESILDGIAREVENFEV; encoded by the coding sequence ATGGGAAATTGTGAATCTTGCCCATCAAAAAATTCATGTTCATCAAATGCTGATACATGTGGAGTAAAGAATAATCCAAATAACAATATAAAGAAAATAATAGGAGTAATGAGTGGTAAAGGTGGAGTTGGTAAATCAACAGTAACCACTTTACTCGCAAAGCGACTTACCAAGAAAGGATATAATGTCGGTATATTAGATGCTGATGTGACTGGACCAAGTATACCTAGACTTATGAGATTAGACGGTATACAGGCATATCACGATGGTAATTGTATTTTACCTGTTATTACAGAAGATGGTATAAAAGTTATATCATTAAACCTATTATTAGACTCTGAGACTGCACCAGTAATTTGGAGGGGTCCAATGGTTGGTGGAGTAGTGCAACAGTTGTATTCTGATGTTTTATGGGGTGAATTAGATTATTTATTAATTGATATGCCTCCAGGAACAGGAGATGTAGCTCTTACAGTAATGCAATCTATACCAATTACGGGTATTGTTATGGTTTCTATACCGCAAAATCTAGTATCCATGATAGTATCAAAAGCAGTAAATATGGCAGAACAATTAAATGTTCCTGTAATAGGTATAGTAGAAAATATGTCTTATATTGAGTGTCCTAGTTGCTCTGAAAAAATAAGAATGTTTTCAGATAAATCACTAGGAGATTTCCTTGCAAAACATAAGCTTAACTTATTAGGTGAGTTACCTATGTCAAAAGAAGTAATTTCTATTTCGGAAGATGGATTAACTGAATTAAGCGAAGATTTAGAGTCTATACTTGATGGTATCGCTAGAGAAGTTGAAAATTTTGAAGTATAA
- a CDS encoding ABC transporter ATP-binding protein — protein sequence MIEIKNVTKKYKKRTYTRKKYMQFALDNVSAKIEDGKIIAIIGINGSGKTTLLKAIAGFVRLDDGIILIDGKRVSIKTYKDLIFVPDFDTHFRNYTVNDMINFYKDFYPKWNDRKADYMLEFFNIDKNEVVDYLSKGNIAKIKLVMSFALDTKYILLDEPFNGIDIFKREEFVSMMSKYMKEDQTIIITTHELSEIEHLVDDVLILNDGRLMANFTAEDLRTNEGKSIVDKMREVSIYE from the coding sequence ATGATAGAAATTAAAAATGTTACTAAAAAATATAAAAAAAGGACCTATACAAGAAAAAAATACATGCAATTTGCCCTTGATAATGTAAGTGCAAAAATTGAAGATGGCAAAATTATAGCTATAATAGGTATAAATGGTTCTGGAAAAACTACTTTACTAAAGGCTATAGCAGGTTTTGTAAGGCTTGATGATGGTATTATATTGATAGATGGTAAGAGGGTTTCTATAAAGACTTATAAAGATTTAATTTTTGTACCAGATTTTGACACTCATTTTAGGAACTATACTGTAAATGATATGATTAATTTTTATAAAGATTTTTATCCAAAGTGGAATGATAGAAAAGCAGATTATATGCTTGAGTTTTTCAATATTGATAAAAATGAAGTAGTAGATTATCTCTCTAAAGGAAATATTGCAAAGATAAAGCTAGTTATGTCTTTTGCATTAGATACAAAATATATACTTTTAGATGAACCTTTTAACGGAATTGATATATTTAAAAGGGAAGAGTTTGTCAGTATGATGAGCAAATATATGAAAGAAGATCAAACTATAATTATTACTACTCATGAGTTGAGCGAAATAGAACATTTAGTAGATGATGTACTTATATTAAATGATGGAAGATTAATGGCTAATTTTACTGCTGAAGATTTAAGGACTAATGAGGGAAAATCAATAGTAGATAAAATGAGAGAGGTTTCTATTTATGAATGA
- a CDS encoding magnesium transporter CorA family protein, which produces MIRYYKTIDLKLEQLDDYESGCWINLSEPTSNEIDEMVEMLKIDKDVLTAALDDEESSRIEYDEDYTLVVIDVPFDMSDIQAANYTTVPLGIVIAKDSIITICSKQSRIVNDFIVGHVKDFYTFMRTRFILQILYRNASYYLLYLRRINKRTNMIEEEIYKSMRNKELLQLLQLEKSLVYFSTSLTANEATLDRILKQNIIKHYEEDEELLEDVIIENKQALQMANIYGDILSRIMDAFSAIISNNQNNVMTYLTIVTIIMAIPTIISGFMGMNVGGVPFATNSFGFWWTLIITGGICLVATLYLIKKRLL; this is translated from the coding sequence ATGATTAGATACTATAAAACAATCGACTTAAAACTAGAGCAATTAGATGATTATGAATCTGGTTGTTGGATAAATCTATCAGAGCCTACTTCTAATGAAATAGATGAGATGGTAGAAATGCTTAAAATTGATAAAGATGTTTTAACAGCTGCATTGGATGACGAGGAAAGTTCAAGAATCGAATATGATGAAGATTATACGTTGGTAGTTATAGATGTACCTTTTGATATGTCAGATATTCAAGCGGCCAATTATACAACTGTACCATTAGGGATTGTAATAGCAAAGGATAGTATAATAACTATATGTTCTAAACAGTCTAGGATTGTAAATGATTTTATAGTAGGTCATGTTAAAGATTTTTATACTTTTATGAGGACTAGATTTATACTCCAGATATTATATAGAAATGCTTCCTATTATTTATTATATCTAAGAAGAATTAATAAAAGAACAAACATGATAGAGGAAGAGATATATAAATCCATGAGAAATAAGGAATTGCTACAGTTATTGCAATTAGAAAAATCTTTAGTATATTTTTCAACTTCATTAACAGCTAATGAAGCAACGCTTGATAGAATATTAAAACAAAATATTATAAAACATTATGAAGAAGATGAAGAATTGCTTGAAGATGTAATAATTGAAAACAAGCAGGCATTACAAATGGCCAATATTTATGGCGATATACTAAGCCGAATTATGGATGCATTTAGTGCTATTATTAGTAATAATCAGAACAATGTAATGACATATCTTACAATTGTAACCATAATAATGGCAATACCAACTATTATATCAGGTTTTATGGGAATGAATGTAGGAGGAGTACCATTTGCAACTAATTCATTTGGTTTTTGGTGGACCCTAATAATTACAGGTGGAATTTGTTTGGTAGCAACTTTATATTTAATTAAAAAAAGGCTTTTATAG